Part of the Corythoichthys intestinalis isolate RoL2023-P3 unplaced genomic scaffold, ASM3026506v1 HiC_scaffold_23, whole genome shotgun sequence genome is shown below.
ttcagcagggacagggaagatggttaaaattgacgggaagatggatgcagccaaatacaggaacattctggaagaaaacctgttggtatctgcacaagacctgagactgggacggagatttatcttccaacaggacaatgatccaaaacataaagccaaatctacaatggaatggttaaaaaatatacgtatccaggtgttagaatggcgaagtcaaagtccagacctgaatccaatcgagaatctgtggaaagagctgaagactgctgttcacaaacactctccatccaacctcactgagctcgagctgttttgcaaggaagaatgggcaagaatgtcagtctctcgatgtgcaaaactgatagaaacataccccaagcgacttgcagctgtaattggagcaaaaggtggcgctacaaagtattaatgcaagggggccgaataatattgcacgccccacttttcagttttttatttgttaaaaaagtttaaattatccaataaattttgttccacttcacgattgtgtcccacttgttgttgattcttgacaaaaaattaaaattttatatctttatgtttgaagcctgaaatgtggcgaaaggttgcaaggttcaagggggccgaatacttttgaaaGGCActgtaccgtttgaggcttagctcaggtattttaatcgctcatgttccttatccgattactcgattatttgaactaactagttcattgattaatcgactactaaaataatcgatagctgcagccctagtaaaatgtaaacatgatacgagtcattcacacgtttttttttttttttttaagggaaaataattcaattatttttgttctgatggtaataatgttgagctgtggctttgGAAGAAGAttcggtcggatgagaccaaaattgagctttttcgcTATCAGACACATTATGTTTGGTGGAAACATAACATCCAAGGGGGTGAATACTTATGATAGGCACTGTAGTTTTCACGAGTGCTCGAGTTGCTTTGAAGTCGAGATACCTACGTCAGTTGTCCGTAATATTTAAAGGTTTGGCCATCAGCAACGGCGAGCGCTGGCGTCAGCTGCGTCGCTTCACCCTGACGACCCTCCGGGACTTTGGGATGGGTCGCAAGGGGATGGAGGAGTGGATCCAGGAGGAGAGCAAACACCTGGCAGCCCGCTTTGACACAACCAAAGGTTTGGAGAAGACATATGTATTTGACTATTGACTGAGTGATTGAAAAGTAGCGATTGGTTCTTTGAAAACCTGGACAACCTCCCAACTACAGCTCATTTTGTTCTCCAGCCGTGCCCTTCGACCCGAGCTTCTTTCTGAGTTGTAGCGTGTCCAACGTGATCTGCTGCCTGGTGTTCGGGCAGCGCTTCTCCTACGACGACGAGCGCTTTCTGCGTCTTCTCCGGATCCTTTCGGAAACCATCAAATTCGGCAGCACCCCGTGGGGGCAGGTGAGAGGCTTGAGATCCACTTTGATGAGCACTCTTTGCCGTGGTCTTCCTCTTTCCAATACAGCTATACAACGTCTTCCCCCGGTTGATGGAGTGGCTGCCAGGTCGGCACCACAAAATTTTTGCTGGGGTTGATGAGGTGAGGGCTTTCGTCATGGAGAAGATCGAAAAGCACCGCTCCACGTTGAGCCCTGAGTGTCCGAGAGATTACATTGACTGCTACCTGATCAGACAGGATCAGGTGTCAACTCCATTCTTCCACTTTTCGGGCTGAACTTGTTGATTTCTGGAATTAATGGTTCTTGCTTGGTTATTAGGAGAAACACAACCCCACCAGTGAGTTCCACTACGACAACTTGGTGTCCACTGTGCTGAATCTGTACTTGGCAGGAACAGAAACCACTAGCTCCACCATCCGATTTGCCCTCAACGTGCTTATGAAATACCCCAAAGTCCAAGGTCAGACACAGAAAAAACAAAGGTTTTTCGTGGTtgaatttgtcatgcctgatttTTTTGGTCCTGCAGAGAACATGCAGCAGGAAATCCACACTGTGATCGGACAGCGATGCCCTAAATTGGAGGACAGGAAGTCCCTCCCTTTCACTGACGCCGTACTCCACGAAATCCAACGTTTAATGGACATCGTGCCTATGGGTATCCCTCATTACGCCCTCCACGATATCACCTTCAAGGGTTACCTAATTCCAAAGGTAAACATCAAAACTCCGTACCGAATGAAAAGCTGAATATGACGGTGAGCATTTGTGTTTGGCGTCCACAGGACACGATAATCATCCCCTTGCTGCACTCTTTACTTAAAGAGGAGAAGCAGTGGGCCACTCCGTGGACCTTCAACCCTCAACACTTCCTGGACCAAAATGGCAACTTCAAGAAGAACCCAGCTTTCCTTCCATTCTCTGCAGGTAAAATGGAGTCGCGCACAGTGAATTTTAACATAGATCTTCTTAACTCATTTATGCCGATAGTTGTCGATTCATGGAATTAACTCCCACTGTGCTCTGGGTGAGTAAGTAAATGGTCACTTTcagccaagggtgtaggtttggtctcaacattggttggGACGATATTacagtaatgcacataatgcaaactagagctgaaacgaatactcgagcaactcgagtaactcgagtttaaaaactgatccgagtaatttcattcacctcgagtaatcgtttattttgacagctctaagcatcacgttttgctcggactacttttaatgcagataacgcactgatgtcacgtgcgtagaggaagaagcaaaaaaaaaaaaaaaaaaagaaagaaactttctgcagccaacagccgctacaaacgacgccgacgttgctaaaaactagcccgcatgatgctacgttggtagcaggtagcgtctgatgcgtctcatagagatcacatttatgttgaactagatgcgaaatgacagactcggccgagtCTGGGCAGTGTtactaaacagccgccatcttaaagcagtagagcgctaagcgctaataaagagcgctaagcgctaataaataagattaacgttactgtcgctggctcacgtaacgttagccctgcggagggctaggtttctattaattatgaccactgtcgatgcgtggctaacatctcttacatacaggctttaacttaacatagcgttgtggcgtGATGagggtttaaaataaaaacttaataatgctaactatcaattttagctcagttgtcattgctggataaaacactaagtagcactggtccctaatgtgctccaatacagcctgtatcatacatttattttgagcactgcaaaaactcaaaatcctatcaggatttacagtttacactaagttaaaacttaactagaacttaaaaatagcttgacacaattagaaattcaattgaaacacgtgggaaaaaatccttccTATAAACTCCTATCAACTTTTAAGtggtgtgtgttatcaagcataatggcatttttaggtaagaaatatatgtaTCTATATctatccatatatatatatctgtataaatttatatatatatatatatatatatatatatatatatatatatatattttttctttatttttttttaaataagatctaaaagttttttgagtgaaagcagtgaattagtctttttttttattctagttacatctgagatgcaattgttggctgttttcaacaatgtacatcgaaaataaagacactgattgactgaaaatggttcagtattagatgaaatgtcttgtttttgcatgtacatttataattgctcttcacctaaaaatatatgttttatccgattactcgatagaattttcagtcgattacttgaaaactaaaatattcgatagctgcacccctaatgcaaacaatgatccaaataagggacgACTACCTAGACTTTGTTGTTCCttctggaggctggcctgaccgcagtagttttgacggttgcaggtcggactttcattagcaaaattagtggtgtttcccccacctccacaacattgacgtctttttacatgacttataTTGGCTGCTgatggccgaaaaaaaacttctaataaccCTTCTCTCCAATGGgggtggcatgttgtcgacatgaatctgtcggggttgtgtaagtatgtctgtgtgtgtgtctttgtggcgggacgggggggggggattcAAGTCATCAGTCAACCAAACGttcgtttgaggggggaaaaaatggaccggcacattcagcaagtgaaaagggataacgatgtaagtctgaacatattgaaaataattcacttaataatggtaggttcTATTCGATCCTTAAAATATATGGTAAGGTAATCTAAATTACTTATACTAGTACATTTGAACTCTTTATATAatgaaataaggttgcttaaaagttggtggggacaatttgagcatcctaaaaagttgctagtgttatatccctaccgttcctatgcaaacctacgcccttgctttcaGCCAAGGTGGGTCAAATGACCTGCACCCCCGTACCAGTAGGGCAAGTCTATGCATCTCAACCTGTACCCGGCTCTCTCCCAGTAGCGTACTGTATGCAgtacgtcacctttgctcattaatattcatgacgttagcaactgttgctaggaggGACAAACGCTAGTTTGACCCTCCTAGCAAAAGttgctaaatgcatgtaaatagtgtatgaacaagatgtttactgagctaaacctacaaaTCCTGTTCGAAAATGATGTTCCTAGTGCCATATTCAAcattaaagatgtggaagaacatacaaatgttcagttaaagagatggcttgagtgtcgaggggtgAAAATGACAGTGAAAAGagctgacctgatccagaggtagctttttatagacacctttttcttgtgtggattgccttacgccactgacaatgaaattctcctgtttcaacaggcTACCCTTTACCagtatatgccctgtctttcttatatattttatcctctggttgtctcatatccctgaccgttcttggggataatttatattgctatttttgtgtagtgatcgcaaatgctacctagtgacagctaacgaacagccaaatcttaattctattaatctatttacacttcccccttacaaaggttgtttctttacaacagaaaaggtaaagctgttaaatctagaGCCTACCTGTCGGCATGAACAGGTTTGCTACAAAAAGATCAAGGGCAAACATGGCTAATTCATTTAAACATccatattttagaaaaataggccGAAATGACTTGTgatatacaaattaaaaaaaacattaaggtcattcattgtcagacggaagcagcacggcaaaacaccacgctaaaaaattagtaaaaatatcaaaatggcttaccttttcagggcaggcaatggatcaggtttgttatctgtaggaccatggcccccaacaaaatgttacaGCATATGaaagtgaatggcttcaccttgctgccgttaaactggtcttttggacatccGCACAAGTTAATCCATTgttcttattttttcccctcttagtttttggcttcgggaaacgtatgaagaaaacttccttcatatgtggacggtcgtaatgtctagagtcgtttctacaagttccatagcagcagtgtttcatctgcatgttcttttttgaaagattactggcagaaaacaagcagtactagcatgggttATATGCGAGCACGCTTGTATGTTGACtccttccggtttacgatgatAACGTCACGCAGTTTTGTGGTCTAAAAATACACTATTACACTATTCCTGCGTATTCCCTCTCCCTTCTTTCCCCTCCCTCTGACTGTCGCTCCCTAAATTGCAGACAGGCTTTATAAATTCAAGAACTGGTTTGTCAACAGCTGCGCTCAGTAGAACTCTCACCTATCGTAGAATCTTTCCAAGTAGTTCAAGGCACCATGAAAACAGCATTTCAACCTGAAAAAAAGTCCTGCCATCTAGAATGTTTTATATTGAAATTAGTGCTGTTAAACGATTGAAAAATTTAATTTAGctaatcatatgtcaactgtgtgattaatcatgattaatcacatttccctcgggatgaataaagttgctcttcaggaaaaaaaaaattgaggaaaatactataattgacttaaaatttgttttaagatggaatgtataaatgaattaataattaaccaaatagttttaaaattttatttaacaactcagctcgtataaaataaaataaattgtctgtaTCATACAGCTAAGagttttaacagattaaagtgccccagactaacaatgtggctcaagtaccgtttggcatattacttgaaattaactgccaatttaaagagcagacaagcacaatacagtaacaatagctagtgtttcaaaaaatgtgtaaacaatttgtctgttaaattcaacatttcacacaaataaatgcagcattagcagttttacacaaaatGGCATGAAAGCTGtgagatatttaaaaaaaaaaaaaaaaaaaaaaagtcaattttcacacacaaacattaAACATTAACATAAAGatgtttagaaacactgcttaagttagccatactcttttatttattttttaaccaactgctcaggcaaactagcttgttgacattttcagataacagagcagaccttttcttttgaacaatgtgcccTGTCAAAGAAATCACAAGGAACGGTTGTAgcaggtgtgaccagatacttCTTTTGCAAGGTGGGTCAGCTTACTGTTGGCACCATTGTGCGCAGACcaccactgtagtggacatGAGTCCATGCTGGTACGGCCTTGTACCTGTCTAGTGGTTTGtcattggttgttgttgtttgttgtcattggattttcaaggccctcgtcttcgactatgttaatgggtctacactctacagtctctggctacTCATGTAGtgatagcagtagtcaacctacttgttgtctttttgttggcaagtgcaagtccgcactctgccagtgtagcttgatgactgcggcttgttcccgcagtgttagcgtcattgctaacactagcgaagatatgctttgcctgaaggtggtactttaggctggttgagcttcgatcgaaggacagttcatcacagcagtatgtgcacacaactttggtttAATCCAGGTTTCCATTaggctagggtgaccaaacgtcctcttttgcccggacaagtcctactttcacgtagtgtcctcgtggtccgggcgggtttgataaattcataaaaatgtccggtttttctgaattttttttgttttattcacgggaccaatttgaagagaatccctccgaccgctgggtggcagcagttgacatggctcctatgagaatggagggaagtagtagttagggcccgagcactctcagcgtgcgaggccctattgttcttcgaaggattattagggcccgagcactaggcgtgcgaaggccc
Proteins encoded:
- the LOC130911104 gene encoding cytochrome P450 2G1-like, which encodes MELVSVLGGIVLMLCLYLLTKTSGRRSLPAPLPPGPPSLPLIGNLHQLDKKAPFKTFLKLIESYGPVLTVHLGWQRIAVLVGLDTVKEALVDQADDFTGRGPVPFLLRATRGYGLAISNGERWRQLRRFTLTTLRDFGMGRKGMEEWIQEESKHLAARFDTTKAVPFDPSFFLSCSVSNVICCLVFGQRFSYDDERFLRLLRILSETIKFGSTPWGQLYNVFPRLMEWLPGRHHKIFAGVDEVRAFVMEKIEKHRSTLSPECPRDYIDCYLIRQDQEKHNPTSEFHYDNLVSTVLNLYLAGTETTSSTIRFALNVLMKYPKVQENMQQEIHTVIGQRCPKLEDRKSLPFTDAVLHEIQRLMDIVPMGIPHYALHDITFKGYLIPKDTIIIPLLHSLLKEEKQWATPWTFNPQHFLDQNGNFKKNPAFLPFSAGKRACVGESLARMEIFLFVVSLLQNFTFSHAGGPDSVDLNPEYSSFANVPRRYDIVATPRS